In Henriciella litoralis, the genomic window AAGATCGCAGCCGAGAATAATGTCGCCGAAACCGCCTTCATTGTGCCCGCAGGCGACGGCGTCTGGAAGCTGCGCTGGTTCACGCCCGCGCTGGAAGTCCCGCTTTGCGGACATGCGACGCTGGCATCGGCCCATGTCCTCTTCTCGCATCAGGGTTTTTCGGGCGAGGAGATCGCTTTCGATACCGTCAAATCCGGGCGCCTGACCGTGAAACGGATGCCCGATGGGCGCTATGAAATGGACTTCCCGGCCCCTGAGCTGCACCGGATGGATGTGACAGAAGATGTCGCCACAGCGCTCGGCGCATGGCCGCTCGAAGCCTGGGGCGGCCCCTTCTACGCCGCCGTCTTTGGTGACCCTGAGGACATCATCGGCATGCAGGCCGACATCGACCAGATCGCACGTCTCGGCGTGATGAAGGATGTCGACCGCGGCAATCTCGGCGTGCTCGCCCCCGGCGGCGACGGCGTCGATGTGACCAGCCGCTTCTTCGCCCCGGCCAGCGGCATCCCCGAGGACCCGGCCACCGGCAGCTGGCACTGCATGGTTGCCGCCATCATGTGCGCGCGTCTCAAAAAACCGCTCGATTGCTACCAGGCCTATCCCGGCCGCGGCGCAAAGATCGGCGTCGAACTGGTCGGCGACCGGGTGAAACTACGGGGGCAGGCCGTGACAGTGATTGAAGGCAAGTTTTCGCTTTAGGCGAGCGGGATTTTGCCCTGCCAGCTTCATCCGAAGCACATGGCGGCCTCGTCCTTCGACTTCGCTCAGGATGAGGCCTTTTTGATAGCTCAGCAATTAAGCGCTCATCCTGAGCGAAGTCGAAGGACGAGCGCTTCTGGCAAAACACCGGCAGGCCGCACCCACCTAAAACGGCCGATCCCCATCGACCGTCACCCGGCGCATATGCCGGCGATGGCCCTGATAGTCATTCAGCGCAAAGTGCCAGGTTGAGCGATTGTCCCAGAACGCCACCGACCCGGCTTCCCAGCGAAAGCGGCAGGTAAACTCCTCGCGCTGGCAATGCTCGAACAGATAGTTCAGCAAAGGGCGGCTTTCCTTGCGCGTCCAGCCTTTGAACCGCATGGTGAAAGCCGGGTTCACATAAAGCGCCTTGCGGCCCGTCTCGGGATGGGTCCGCACCACGGGGTGCTCAAACTCCGGCGCATCAGGCGCTGCGCTTGTCTCCATGGATTGCCGGCCGAGCGCTGATTGGCCCTTCGGCCCATACTCGCCTTTGGCGGAATGGATGGCCGTCAGCCCTGAAAGCGTTTCCTTCAAGCCATCCGACAGCGTCTCATACGCCATATGCTGGTTCGCCCACAGCGTATCACCGCCATAGGGCGGCACCTCGATGGCATGAAGGATGGAGCCGAGCGCCGGTTCTTCGAGGAAGGACATGTCGGTGTGCCAGCCGCCGCCAAAATTGGTCTTTTCCTCCGGCTCCTTGATGATCTCCATGATCTCAGGATGGTCCGCCATCCCTTTCACATAAGGGTGGACGTTCAACGTCCCGAAGCGGCGACCAAACGCCTTGTGGTGTTCAGGCGTCAGATCATGCTGGCCGCGAAAGAAGATAACATGATGATCAAGGAAGGCCTGGTGGACCTTGTTGAACGCCTCATTCGAGAGCTCATCGGCGAGGCTGACGCCCGCGATCTCCGCGCCAAGCGCGCCTGAAATGGGCTTGATCTCGATCTGCGTTGCCATTTCTGTCCTCCGGGGCTGATCTTCGCGTCAGCACTTGCAGCCAAGCCTACTCCAAAGGCGCAGGCGCGCAAAGCTCACCCAGCGTCAGCTTTTCGGCGCACCCGCCTCTGTGAGAACCAGACCCCGGACAGGATCAGGATGAAGGCAAAGAGCGCGTTCCAGCTTTGGGTTTCCCGGAACAGGAAATAGCCGAGCACAGCGGTCATCACCGGGATGACATAGCCCGTCAGCGCAATGAACGTCGCGCTGGTGCGGGCGACAAGATACATCAGGATGATCCCGGCAAGCCCTGTCGAAATCGCCCCAAGGCCCAACACAGCCGACACACTGGCCGTAGTGAACGTGACCTCGGACCAGTCGGTCAAAGCCAGCATCGGCAGCGAGGCAATTGAGGCGACCGTCAGAAACCCGACCGGTAGGACGGTCGCGCCCATGCGCGGGGCTTGCCGCGCGATGATGCTGTTCACGGCATAACAAAACGCCCCACCCACCACGAGCAGCTGGGCAATAAAATTGGCATTGCCGAGGCCCTTTAAGGCGTCCGGTCCGAGCAGCACGGCCACGCCTGCAAATCCAACCAGCAGCCCAAGCGCCTTGAAGCCGGTGAGCTTTTCGTCATGGAATTTGAGATGGGCCAGACCGGCCGTAAACAACGGCGCCGCCGAGATGAGGAGGGCGGCCAGCGACGAGTCGATCGTCTTCTGGCCAACCGTGATGAGATAGAAAGGCGCCGCCGTGCCAATCGTGCCGAGCCCCAATATGGCGAGCCAGGCTGACCTGTTAGAAAAGGGCGGCAGGCGCTCGCCGCGCACCAGCATGACAATCCAGAGGATAATTGCGCCTGAGATCAACCGGCCCGGAATAATCACGCTGGCGGGTAAATCGCCCACCGCCACCTTTGTCATCACGAACGCGCTGGCCCAGCAGGCAGACAGCAGGAGGAACAGGCCCCAGTCAGCGGGTGATCGCGAAGTTGTCATGCCTGTTTGGTGTTCCTGGGAAAGGGCTGGAGGTAGCGATTTGCACTCCTGCGCGCGCCGGGCAACCCCTCGCCTGACGCGATTGTCATAAATAATCCCTTTGATGCGGCGCAATAATCTGTCATAGGGGCCGTGGGCCAGGCGCCCCCAACGGTGCCCAGCCTATCTGTAAGGATAGGAGTAAAACAGATGACGATTCCCGCTAAGCCGGACGTGCGCCCTGCATGCCCGCATTTTTCTTCCGGTCCGACCGCCAAGCGTCCCGGATTTTCCCTCGACCAACTTCAGTCTGCCGCCTTCGGGCGCTCGCACCGTGCCAAGGATGCGAAAGCCAAGCTGAAAGAAGCGATCGACCGCACCAAGACAATTCTGAACCTGCCTGAGGGCTACCGCGTCGCCATCGTGCCAGCGTCCGATACCGGCGCTGTTGAGATGTGCATGTGGTCCATGCTCGGCGCGAAGCCGGTCGACATCTTTGCCTGGGAAAGCTTCGGCAAGGACTGGGTCACAGACGCCCAGAAACAGCTTAAACTCGACGATTGCGAAATTCACGTCGGCGACTATGGCGTGCTGCCAGAATTCGAAAAGGCACGCGATGATGCCGATATCGTCTTTACCTGGAACGGCACCACTTCCGGCGTCCGCGTCAATGATGACAGCTGGATCAAGCCGAACCCGGACCGCGTCGTGATCTGCGATGCGACGTCTGCCGTATTTGCGCAGGACATCCCTTTCGAGAAACTCGATGTCATCACCTATAGCTGGCAGAAAGTGCTCGGCGGAGAAGCGGCCCACGGCATGCTGATCCTCAGCCCGAACGCGGTGAAACGCCTCGAAAGCTACACGCCAGACCGGCCTCTGCCGAAAATCTTTCGCATGACCAATAATGGCAAGCTGAACGAAGCCCTGTTCGAAGGCGCAACGATCAACACGCCGTCCATGCTGGCCGTTGAAGATTATCTGAAAGCCCTCGACTGGGCCGAAGAAACGGGCGGCCTCAAGGGCCTTAAAGCGCGCTCCGACAAGAGCCTCGCCATTCTGGAAGACTGGGTCGCGAAGACCGGCTGGATCGAGTTTCTGTGCGCCGACAAGGCCACGCGCTCAAACACCGGTGTCACCTTCAAGATCACCGATCCGCGGGTCGCAAAACTCGAGACCGCTGATCAGGAAGCCTTCGTGAAGAAGATGGTCACGCTGATCGAGAAGGAAGGCGCAGGCTTTGACTTCAACTCCTATGCAAAAGCGCCTCCGGGCCTTCGCATCTGGGTCGGGTCAACCGTTGAGCCGTCGGATGTCGAGAAGCTATTGCCTTGGCTCGACTGGGCCTTCGCGACAGTTGCTGCCGAACTTTAGACCGCCAGATTTCAATTAGCCGATCATCCCCGCGAAGGCGGGGATCTCGTGCCACAAGCCTTTCCCTTTATTGCCTGAGGTCCCCGCCTTCGCGGGGACGATCGGGGTAAAACTTCAGGAAACAAACCCATGCCTAAAGTCCTTATCGCTGACGATCTCAGCCCCGCCGCCGTCGATATCTTCAAGAATCGCGGCATCGAAACCGACATCAAGGTTGGCCTCTCGAAAGACGAGCTGATCGCCATCGTTGACCAGTATGACGGCCTCGCCGTCCGCTCCGCCTGTAAACCGGATGCAGACGTCATCGCCGCGGCCACCAACCTCAAAGTCATCGGCCGCGCCGGCATCGGTGTCGACAATATCGACATCAAGGCCGCGACCGCCAAAGGCGTCGTTGTCATGAACACGCCATTCGGCAACGCTGTGACCACAGCCGAGCACGCCATCGCCATGATGTTCGCAGCGGCCCGCCAGGTCCCCGCCGCTGACGCTGGCACGCAGGCTGGCAAATGGCCGAAGAAGAACTTCGTCGGTGTTGAACTCTCCTACAAGACGCTCGGCCTGATCGGGTCCGGCAATATCGGCTCTCGCGTGGCTGAGCGGGCCAAGGGCTTGCTGATGAAGGTCGTCGCCTATGACCCGTTCCTGACTGAGGAACGCGCGATTGAGCTTGGCGTCGAGAAAGTTGACCTCGACACGCTTCTGGCGCGCGCTGACGTCATCACGCTGCACACGCCGCTGACCGATCAGACCCGCAACATCCTGTCGCGCGAAGCGCTGGAGAAGACCAAGAAGGGCGTCATCATCGTCAACTGCGCGCGCGGTGGTCTCGTCGATGAGGCCGCTGTGAAGGATCTGCTCGAAAGCGAGCATATCTACGCCGCCGCCTTCGACGTCTTCGCCGAAGAACCCGCCAAGCAGAACGCCCTGTTCGGCACAAAGAACTTCGTCGCGACGCCGCACCTTGGTGCCTCGACCGTCGAAGCGCAGGAAAACGTCGCCCTGCAGGTTGCCGAGCAGATGAGTGACTATCTCCTCTCCGGCGCGGTCACCAATGCGCTCAACATGCCTTCGGTCACGGCTGATGAAGCCCCACGTCTCAAACCCTTCATCGAACTGGCCGAAAAGCTCGGCGCGTTCGCTGGCCAGGTCTCCGACCATGGCTTTGAGGAAGTGGTCATCGAGTATGAGGGCGAGGTTGCAGAGCTGAACCGCAAGCCGATCACCGCCGCCGCCCTTGCCGGCCTGATGCGCGCCTCGCGCGGCGATGTGAACATGGTGTCGGCTCCGGCGATCCTCGCTGAAAGCGGTGTGAAACTGTCGGAAACCAAGACCGAGGAAAGCCCTGTCTATGACAGCCTGATCCGCATCAAGGTGAAGGTGCCGAAAACCGCCAATTCCGATGAAAGCGGCTGGCGCTCGATCGCCGGCACGGTGTCAGCCGGACGCCCGCGTGTTGTCGAAATCAAAGGCATGCCGCTTGAAGGCGACTTCTCGCCCATCGCACTTTACGTCAACAATATCGACAAGCCGGGCTTTATCGGCGCCCTCGGCGCCATGCTGGGCGAAGCTGGCATCAATATCGCGACCTTCCACCTCGGGCGTCAGGACGCCGGCGGCGAAGCCATTGCCCTGATCGGCATCGACAGCGAGCCACCGGTCGCGATGACAGAGAAGCTCGATGCCCTGCCACATGTCCGCTACGCGAAAGTACTCCATTTCTAGTCGGTAGCGACGCGATAAGACTTATGCCTGCGCCGGGGGCTTATCTTCGGCGCAGGTCTTTCCACCTCCTGTCACGAACGCAAATTTTCGTGACAGGAGTCGCAAATGACCAAACTCGCAATCGTCTACCATTCCGGATACGGACACACCGCCAAGGTCGCAGAGCATGTGGCCAAAGGCGCAAGGACAGTCGAAGGGGCCGAAGTCACCCTTCTCAAGGCTGATGATCTTGTGTCCCCTGATTCAGGGCCATGGGATGTCCTGCAAGACGCCGACGGCATCATTTTTGGCGCGCCGACCTATATGGGCTCCAGCTCAGCGGTGTTTCAGCAATTCGCCGAAGCCTCGTCCAAGACCTGGATGAACCAGGGGTGGCGGGACAAGATCGCGGCCGGGTTCACAAATTCGGGCTCACTTGCCGGCGACAAGCTCAATACACTCCAGCGCCTCTCCATTCTTGCCGGTCAACACGGCATGATCTGGGCCAATTACGGCGCTTTCCCCGGCTATAATACCAGCACGGCCGACTATGAGACGGCCTGGAACCGGGCCGGCCATATGATCGGGCTGGGCACACAGGCCATGACCGACCTTCCGGCTGACCAGGCACCAGACAAAGCCGATCTGGAAACCGCCGAAGACTTTGGCAAAAGGGTTGCTGACATCACCGCGCGCTGGGTGGCAGGAAAGACATAGACGCCGGAAAATCAAGGCAATGCCCCCTCAAAATGCTTGACGACAGGCCCGCCCGGTATTCTTTGGGCGGGTCATAAGCCAAATATTTGAGGGAACTCATGAAACGAATCGCAGGCCTTGCCGCACTCATCGTCGGAGCGGGTGCCCTAAGCGCGCCTGCCAGCGCGCAAATTCTCGAAGAAGCGCGCCTCGGCGTCATGCAGCACAATATCTGCGTCGCCAACTGCAAGAACGCCAATAAGGAAGATGGCCCGAACGTGGAAGCCGAACTGGTCTTCACCAGCCCGGATGTCTTCCGCTACATTCTGAGCCCTCGTCCCTATATCGTTGGCTCACTGAATACCGCAGGCGATACAAGCTTTGGCGGTTTTGGCCTTCTCTGGAACTGGGACTTCGCAGAAGGCTGGTCAGTTGAGCCAAGCCTTGGCTATGTCATCCATGACGGCGACCTCGACAGCCCCTACCCACAAGGTGACCCACGTGGCCCGGCCTATGCCGCTGACCACGTCTTCTTCGGATCGGAAGATCTGTTCCGGACAGGCCTCGCCCTGAACCGCGACATCACCGATCAGTGGGGCGTTCAGCTTCAGTATGAGCACCTCTCACACGGCCAGATCCTCGGCAATGGACGCAACCAGGGCATCGATAATCTCGGCCTGCGTGTCTACTGGCGCTTTGGCCAATAGGCTGACGTGTCGTCAGCCTTGCATTGATCCCGGATCAGACGAATCCTCCCTGTGATAAACCCACAGGGAGGAATTCATGCCGCAGAAGCATGCCATCATTATCGGAGCCGGCCTTGGAGGCCTGACGGCAGCGATCAAGCTGCAGGAAGCCGGCCACACTTTCGATCTTCTAGACCGCAACCCGAAAGTTGGCGGCACATGGTATGAGAATACCTATCCAGGCTGCGCCTGCGATGTGCCCGTTGCGCTCTACCAATTATCCTTTGCCCAAAGCATCAACTGGACGCGCGCCTTCCCACAAGGCCCGGAAATCCAAGCATATGCCGAGGAAATAACCGACCGCTATCAGCTCCGCCCCAACCTGCACCTCAGCGATGAGGCGGTGTCTGCCGTCTGGAATGAGGACGACGCCAAGTGGACCGTCAAAACCAAGAGCGGCAAGACCTATGAGGGCGACATTCTCGTCGGCGCCCTCGGCCAACTGAACCGGCCCAACTGGCCCGATATTCCGGGCCTCGAGACGTTCAAAGGCCCGAAAATGCATTCGGCCCGCTGGGATCATTCGGTCTCATGGGAGGGCAAACGCGTCGGCGTGATCGGCTCTGCGGCGAGCGCTGTGCAACTTATTCCGGAAATTGCTAAAACCGCAGCGCACCTCACCGTATTCCAGCGCACGCCCAACTGGGTCACCCCAAGACGGGACGTGCCTGTCACCCCGCAGGAACAGGCGCTGATGTTCACCGAACCCGAGGTCGCGATGGAGCTCGGCGCGCGCCAGCGCCAGCTCATCTATGACAATGCCGATCACTTTTTCTGGAAAGTCTTTGAGTGGACCGAGGAAGGCCGAGAGGCTTATACGACCATCGCGAAAAACCACCTCAATGCGCAGATCAGTGATCCTGAATTGCGCAAGAAACTCACGCCTGACTACCCGGTCGGCTGCCGGCGCATCCTGATCGCGGACGATTATTACCCCGCTCTCGAACGCGCCAATGTCGAACTGGTCACTGCCGCCCCCAAATCAATCGACGAGACGGGCGTGACCACGCCAGATGGCGAGCACCGCAAGTTCGATATTCTCATCTTCGCGACCGGCTTTGAAACGACAGGCTGGAAATGGTCGGTCGATGTCGAAGGCCTGCATGGCTCCCATCTCAACGACATCTGGGCAGATCACCCCGAAGCCTATGCCGGCATCACGGTCAGCGGCTTCCCCAATCTCTTCGTCCTTTATGGGCCGAACACGAATCTCGGCCACAACTCGATCACCTTCATGCTCGAACGGCAGGTGGAATATATGATGAAGGCGATCACCGCGCTCGATGAAGCCTCCGCCAAGGGCCTGATGCCGTCAAAATCGGCTCAGGACCGCTGGAACAAGCAGATGCAGGAAGATTTGAAAAAGACGGTCTGGGCCGATCCGGCCTGTAATTCCTGGTACAAGACCGATGATGGCCTCATCACGCAAAACTGGTCTTCGCACACACGCGATTACGCAAAGGCGGTCTCTGTCGTAAAACTTGAGGATTATGAGCTCGTCTGACAGCGATCTCATCAACTCCCCTCTTGAAATTCATCGCCAAACCCTGTCTGTGGCCAACTGGTTCGCAAGGAGCATATGGCCATGGCAGGCGTAGTCGTTGTCGGGGCCCAATGGGGCGACGAAGGCAAAGGTAAGATCGTTGACTGGCTGTCAGCGCGGGCGGATGTCGTTGTCCGTTTTCAGGGCGGCCATAATGCCGGTCACACCCTCGTAATTGATGGGCGCACCTTCAAGCTCGCCCTCCTCCCATCCGGTCTGGTTCGTGGTGGGAAGCTGTCGGTCATCGGCAATGGCGTTGTCGTTGACCCATGGCACATGCTCGAGGAAATCGACGGCATTCGCAAACAGGGCGTCGAGGTGTCTCCAGATTCGCTGATCCTCGCGGACAATGCGTCGCTGATCCTGCCCTGGCACAAGGATATCGATGCCGCACGCGAAGGCGCGCTTGGCGCGGCCCAGATCGGCACCACAAAACGCGGCATTGGCCCGGCCTATGAAGACCGTGTCGGTCGCCGCGCCATTCGCGTGGCCGATCTCGCCGATCCCGCTGCGCTGGACCTCAAGATCGAAAGGCTGCTCGCCCATCACCGCCCGCTTCGCGGCGGTCTCGGCCTGCCTGAGCCAGATGGCGAGAAACTGAAAGCCGACTTGCTGGAAATCGCCCCGCAAATCCTCGCCTATTCGAAGCCGGCATGGCGCATTCTTGATGAGCAAGTGCGGACCGGTAAGCGCGTCCTGTTTGAAGGCGCGCAAGGCGTGATGCTGGACGTTGACCACGGCACCTATCCATTCGTCACATCTTCAAACGTTGTCGCGGGCAATGCCGCCGCCGGATCAGGCGTTGGCCCGGGTGCGATTTCCTACGTCCTCGGTCTGGCCAAGGCCTATACGACACGCGTCGGCTCTGGCCCCTTCCCGACCGAGCAGGACAATGAAATCGGCCTGCGCCTTGGAACGGTGGGCAAGGAAATCGGTGTGAATACGGGCCGCACACGCCGCTGCGGCTGGTTTGACAGTGTGATGGTCCGCCAGGCCTGCGCGACATCTGGCGTCAACGGCCTTGCGCTCACCAAGCTCGATGTTCTGGATGGTTTTGACGAGATCAAGGTCTGTGTCGGCTATCGCCTCAATGGCGAAACGATCGATCACTATCCTGCAGGCCTCACAGATCAGGCCGCCGTTGAGCCGATTTACGAAACGCTGCCTGGCTGGAGCGGCTCGACGCGCGGCGCGAGAAGCTGGAATGATCTTCCGGCAGAAGCGGTGAAATATGTCCGCCGTCTGGAAGAGCTTGTCGGCAAGCCATGCGCGCTGGTTTCAACATCGCCGGAACGCGAAGATGTTATTCTGATGCGTGATCCGTTCGAAAATGCCTAGGACAGGGCGTCGATAAGGGCTTCGGTGATCAGACCCGACGTCACATTGATCAGATAAGCATCCCCATCAATGCGCACCCAGCGGTAATCTCGCGGGGCTTTTGAGAGACCGTATTTGCGGTAATCTTTCACATAGTCCCCGCGGTACTGCACGGGCATGTAATCGCCCTTGGCAAAGCGCTTCTTCGCCTGGCCCGGTGGGACGTGGCCATTCTTCTGTAAGCCTGGCGGCGGCACATCCCCCTTCGAATGGGCTGGCGGCCCGGCATGTGCGGCGCCCAGCAGGGCCATGGCTGCAACGACTGGGAGGAATAGTTTCTTCATATTCTTATCTCCTGAACTCTCAGGACAGGAACGGGAGCCTGTTCATGCTTGTTCCGGCTGGCACGCACTAGAACCGGCCAATCTCGCGATTCATGTGTCTTTCAGGCCTCTAATTACTCGCCAAAGATGTGCGCCAGCGCCACGGCACCCGCTGTGGCTACATTGATGCTGTCGAATGATGGCGACATCGGTATCCGGACCGGCGTGCATGCGTCAATAAGATCGGCCGGCAGACCCGGCCCTTCCGCCCCCAAAAGGATGGCGGTCTTCCCCTTGCGCTTCATTTTATAGAGAGACTTTGCCGACGCCTGCGGGGTCATCGCCCAGATGTCGAACCCCGCCGACTTGAGCGCCTCCACATGCTCTGCCCCTGTTCCCGAATGGCTGAAAGGCATCCAGAGCGCGCTCCCTGCCGAGACCCTGATCGATTTGCGATAGAGCGGGTCGCAGCTCGCCCCATCCAGAAGAACGCCGCCGACCCCAAATGCCGCCGCGTTCCGGAACGCGGCCCCGACATTATCATGGTTCGAAATGCCGTTCAGCACGAGAATGGTTTCAGCAGACAGCAACGCCTCAATAGAAAGCGGCGCACCTTTGCGCGCGCAGGCCAGAACACCGCGATGGATTGGAAAGCCTGCAACTTCATCCATGACGCTCTGCGGCGCGACATAGATCGGCACGTTACCGGGAACGCTTGCGAGAAGATCAGCCAGCGGCTCCAGTCGCGACTCACCGAGAAACAGGCTCTCGATCTCGAAGCGCGAGCGCGCCAACAGGATGTCCAGCGTCACTTTCCCTTCGACAATAAACCGGCCATCGGCCCGCCCCGTCAGGTCGCGCTCACGGATTGACGTGTAGGGCGCAATGCGGGGATCGGCTGCGGAGCTGATTTCGGTTGCGTTGATCTTCACGCCTGTTCTATCCAGAGTTGGAGGGCTTCGGGAGGCGGCATGTCAGATCATAAGAACAGTGAACCAGCGGGTCGAGAGGACTTTGCGCCCTACGAGACGCGACCGCGCAAAAAACGCATAGGTCTCTGGATCGGTCTAGGCATTGCGGGTGTCGTCATATTGCTGCTCGGCACGTGCGGATGGACGTTCGCCGGCCTCTGGAAAGACACTCTGGAGCGCCAGGACGCAACACAGGTCTTCATCGCGCAAGTCTACGAAACCGGCCTGCCGCCGGCAGGGGACCCAATCTATCATCCGCAATTTGCAGCAACCCAGCAGCAGATCGACGAAGTCTCTACTTTCGCAGACTCATTCGGAGCCCCCATAGAAACCGGTGCCACAAGCTGTACGACGACCGTCAGCGCA contains:
- a CDS encoding PhzF family phenazine biosynthesis protein gives rise to the protein MTALPFFQIDAFASKPFEGNQACVMPMDAFLPDATLLKIAAENNVAETAFIVPAGDGVWKLRWFTPALEVPLCGHATLASAHVLFSHQGFSGEEIAFDTVKSGRLTVKRMPDGRYEMDFPAPELHRMDVTEDVATALGAWPLEAWGGPFYAAVFGDPEDIIGMQADIDQIARLGVMKDVDRGNLGVLAPGGDGVDVTSRFFAPASGIPEDPATGSWHCMVAAIMCARLKKPLDCYQAYPGRGAKIGVELVGDRVKLRGQAVTVIEGKFSL
- a CDS encoding TauD/TfdA dioxygenase family protein, coding for MATQIEIKPISGALGAEIAGVSLADELSNEAFNKVHQAFLDHHVIFFRGQHDLTPEHHKAFGRRFGTLNVHPYVKGMADHPEIMEIIKEPEEKTNFGGGWHTDMSFLEEPALGSILHAIEVPPYGGDTLWANQHMAYETLSDGLKETLSGLTAIHSAKGEYGPKGQSALGRQSMETSAAPDAPEFEHPVVRTHPETGRKALYVNPAFTMRFKGWTRKESRPLLNYLFEHCQREEFTCRFRWEAGSVAFWDNRSTWHFALNDYQGHRRHMRRVTVDGDRPF
- a CDS encoding DMT family transporter; this translates as MTTSRSPADWGLFLLLSACWASAFVMTKVAVGDLPASVIIPGRLISGAIILWIVMLVRGERLPPFSNRSAWLAILGLGTIGTAAPFYLITVGQKTIDSSLAALLISAAPLFTAGLAHLKFHDEKLTGFKALGLLVGFAGVAVLLGPDALKGLGNANFIAQLLVVGGAFCYAVNSIIARQAPRMGATVLPVGFLTVASIASLPMLALTDWSEVTFTTASVSAVLGLGAISTGLAGIILMYLVARTSATFIALTGYVIPVMTAVLGYFLFRETQSWNALFAFILILSGVWFSQRRVRRKADAG
- a CDS encoding phosphoserine transaminase, which encodes MTIPAKPDVRPACPHFSSGPTAKRPGFSLDQLQSAAFGRSHRAKDAKAKLKEAIDRTKTILNLPEGYRVAIVPASDTGAVEMCMWSMLGAKPVDIFAWESFGKDWVTDAQKQLKLDDCEIHVGDYGVLPEFEKARDDADIVFTWNGTTSGVRVNDDSWIKPNPDRVVICDATSAVFAQDIPFEKLDVITYSWQKVLGGEAAHGMLILSPNAVKRLESYTPDRPLPKIFRMTNNGKLNEALFEGATINTPSMLAVEDYLKALDWAEETGGLKGLKARSDKSLAILEDWVAKTGWIEFLCADKATRSNTGVTFKITDPRVAKLETADQEAFVKKMVTLIEKEGAGFDFNSYAKAPPGLRIWVGSTVEPSDVEKLLPWLDWAFATVAAEL
- the serA gene encoding phosphoglycerate dehydrogenase, with the translated sequence MPKVLIADDLSPAAVDIFKNRGIETDIKVGLSKDELIAIVDQYDGLAVRSACKPDADVIAAATNLKVIGRAGIGVDNIDIKAATAKGVVVMNTPFGNAVTTAEHAIAMMFAAARQVPAADAGTQAGKWPKKNFVGVELSYKTLGLIGSGNIGSRVAERAKGLLMKVVAYDPFLTEERAIELGVEKVDLDTLLARADVITLHTPLTDQTRNILSREALEKTKKGVIIVNCARGGLVDEAAVKDLLESEHIYAAAFDVFAEEPAKQNALFGTKNFVATPHLGASTVEAQENVALQVAEQMSDYLLSGAVTNALNMPSVTADEAPRLKPFIELAEKLGAFAGQVSDHGFEEVVIEYEGEVAELNRKPITAAALAGLMRASRGDVNMVSAPAILAESGVKLSETKTEESPVYDSLIRIKVKVPKTANSDESGWRSIAGTVSAGRPRVVEIKGMPLEGDFSPIALYVNNIDKPGFIGALGAMLGEAGINIATFHLGRQDAGGEAIALIGIDSEPPVAMTEKLDALPHVRYAKVLHF
- a CDS encoding flavodoxin family protein, with protein sequence MTKLAIVYHSGYGHTAKVAEHVAKGARTVEGAEVTLLKADDLVSPDSGPWDVLQDADGIIFGAPTYMGSSSAVFQQFAEASSKTWMNQGWRDKIAAGFTNSGSLAGDKLNTLQRLSILAGQHGMIWANYGAFPGYNTSTADYETAWNRAGHMIGLGTQAMTDLPADQAPDKADLETAEDFGKRVADITARWVAGKT
- a CDS encoding acyloxyacyl hydrolase translates to MKRIAGLAALIVGAGALSAPASAQILEEARLGVMQHNICVANCKNANKEDGPNVEAELVFTSPDVFRYILSPRPYIVGSLNTAGDTSFGGFGLLWNWDFAEGWSVEPSLGYVIHDGDLDSPYPQGDPRGPAYAADHVFFGSEDLFRTGLALNRDITDQWGVQLQYEHLSHGQILGNGRNQGIDNLGLRVYWRFGQ
- a CDS encoding flavin-containing monooxygenase, which codes for MPQKHAIIIGAGLGGLTAAIKLQEAGHTFDLLDRNPKVGGTWYENTYPGCACDVPVALYQLSFAQSINWTRAFPQGPEIQAYAEEITDRYQLRPNLHLSDEAVSAVWNEDDAKWTVKTKSGKTYEGDILVGALGQLNRPNWPDIPGLETFKGPKMHSARWDHSVSWEGKRVGVIGSAASAVQLIPEIAKTAAHLTVFQRTPNWVTPRRDVPVTPQEQALMFTEPEVAMELGARQRQLIYDNADHFFWKVFEWTEEGREAYTTIAKNHLNAQISDPELRKKLTPDYPVGCRRILIADDYYPALERANVELVTAAPKSIDETGVTTPDGEHRKFDILIFATGFETTGWKWSVDVEGLHGSHLNDIWADHPEAYAGITVSGFPNLFVLYGPNTNLGHNSITFMLERQVEYMMKAITALDEASAKGLMPSKSAQDRWNKQMQEDLKKTVWADPACNSWYKTDDGLITQNWSSHTRDYAKAVSVVKLEDYELV
- a CDS encoding adenylosuccinate synthase codes for the protein MAGVVVVGAQWGDEGKGKIVDWLSARADVVVRFQGGHNAGHTLVIDGRTFKLALLPSGLVRGGKLSVIGNGVVVDPWHMLEEIDGIRKQGVEVSPDSLILADNASLILPWHKDIDAAREGALGAAQIGTTKRGIGPAYEDRVGRRAIRVADLADPAALDLKIERLLAHHRPLRGGLGLPEPDGEKLKADLLEIAPQILAYSKPAWRILDEQVRTGKRVLFEGAQGVMLDVDHGTYPFVTSSNVVAGNAAAGSGVGPGAISYVLGLAKAYTTRVGSGPFPTEQDNEIGLRLGTVGKEIGVNTGRTRRCGWFDSVMVRQACATSGVNGLALTKLDVLDGFDEIKVCVGYRLNGETIDHYPAGLTDQAAVEPIYETLPGWSGSTRGARSWNDLPAEAVKYVRRLEELVGKPCALVSTSPEREDVILMRDPFENA
- a CDS encoding RcnB family protein translates to MKKLFLPVVAAMALLGAAHAGPPAHSKGDVPPPGLQKNGHVPPGQAKKRFAKGDYMPVQYRGDYVKDYRKYGLSKAPRDYRWVRIDGDAYLINVTSGLITEALIDALS
- a CDS encoding TrmH family RNA methyltransferase; translated protein: MKINATEISSAADPRIAPYTSIRERDLTGRADGRFIVEGKVTLDILLARSRFEIESLFLGESRLEPLADLLASVPGNVPIYVAPQSVMDEVAGFPIHRGVLACARKGAPLSIEALLSAETILVLNGISNHDNVGAAFRNAAAFGVGGVLLDGASCDPLYRKSIRVSAGSALWMPFSHSGTGAEHVEALKSAGFDIWAMTPQASAKSLYKMKRKGKTAILLGAEGPGLPADLIDACTPVRIPMSPSFDSINVATAGAVALAHIFGE